Proteins co-encoded in one Pocillopora verrucosa isolate sample1 chromosome 1, ASM3666991v2, whole genome shotgun sequence genomic window:
- the LOC131789297 gene encoding tachykinin-like peptides receptor 86C, translating into MNSSNDTASVIQLYTDTEKVVLITLYVAIFTVALFGNSIGLYVVCLKTTSKRIHNLLIKNLAIADLLMTLTIMPYSVLFMFLQPNLWFGGTFGTVTCKAFFYVMPVSIAASVTTMVVISLDRFWAIYFPLNQAVFQKHKTVTAAIWLISLISTTPYLLLYNVLNVGEYSYCVQDWPWANNPMDNFLAVRTFYVVLFVLLYPVPLSIITVLNSIIGRRLWFHRIPGSISSAPRTPVELSRRKVVKMLVVIVLTFALCWLPTHVMHYLVFFEQAQITALTANLLYWVSHANSAINPLLYIAFNRAFRLAFMDAYVAMVMCPVHAVSACVGYISREQSVPELQTSERLVVLRQKAHSFRVAPSSERAQDNEKVNYDTKL; encoded by the coding sequence ATGAATTCTTCTAACGATACCGCCTCAGTTATACAGCTTTACACAGACACCGAGAAGGTTGTGTTGATCACTCTGTACGTGGCGATCTTTACAGTAGCTCTATTTGGCAATTCTATTGGATTGTACGTAGTTTGTTTGAAGACAACTTCTAAGAGAATACATAATCTTTTGATCAAGAACCTGGCAATCGCTGACTTGTTAATGACATTGACTATTATGCCATACTCAGTGCTTTTCATGTTCCTTCAACCAAACCTATGGTTTGGAGGAACTTTTGGGACAGTCACGTGCAAAGCGTTTTTCTACGTCATGCCTGTTTCAATTGCTGCATCCGTGACAACGATGGTGGTCATTTCTCTGGATCGATTTTGGGCCATCTATTTCCCACTCAATCAGGCCGTTTTCCAGAAGCATAAAACAGTGACAGCGGCGATATGGCTCATTTCTTTGATTTCCACGACGCCATATTTGTTACTATACAATGTTCTCAACGTGGGGGAGTACTCTTATTGTGTTCAAGACTGGCCTTGGGCAAATAACCCGATGGACAATTTTTTGGCCGTGCGGACATTCTAcgttgttttatttgttttgctcTATCCCGTCCCCCTCTCCATTATAACCGTACTCAACAGCATCATTGGTCGCCGTTTGTGGTTTCACAGGATACCAGGAAGTATCTCTAGTGCTCCAAGGACACCCGTTGAACTCTCAAGGCGGAAAGTTGTCAAAATGTTAGTCGTAATTGTCTTGACCTTTGCGCTGTGTTGGTTACCTACACATGTGATGCATTACCTCGTGTTTTTTGAACAGGCCCAAATTACCGCGTTGACAGCGAATTTGCTTTATTGGGTGTCGCATGCAAACAGTGCGATAAATCCTTTGTTATACATCGCCTTCAACAGAGCTTTTCGTTTGGCATTTATGGATGCCTATGTTGCAATGGTCATGTGTCCTGTACACGCAGTCAGTGCATGTGTAGGGTACATCTCTAGAGAGCAATCCGTGCCGGAACTGCAAACAAGTGAGCGTCTTGTGGTACTCCGGCAGAAAGCGCACTCGTTTCGCGTTGCACCTTCTTCAGAACGTGCACAAGACAATGAAAAGGTGAACTATGACACTAAGCTTTAA
- the LOC131789230 gene encoding tachykinin-like peptides receptor 86C, with protein MNSTDDAPSVGEQLLSNSQMILVISFYVVIFIVALFGNAIGLYVVFVKAVTRKLTNLLIKNLAIADLLVTLTIMPYSVLHMFFKPNQWFGGPAGTVTCKAIFYALPVSIAASIITMVVISLERFCAIYCPLRQTLLRNGKTLTAVIWLISLISMSPYLLLFNVVHYRGSHFCLQGLPWTDDPQEVLPVLKIFYIILFVLFYVLPLLGISFLNIITARRLWFRNARGTNSRTASELRRRSVVKMLMIIVLAFTLCWLPAHVMHYFFLSKQAKIPKLTGYLLFWVSHSNSAINPLLYMAFNKRFRCACLNVSIALLRSPFHAISACANHPSPQKSIPTEFRTNKQPARQREDRAFCMEPVASACQNRPRGLYQETMV; from the coding sequence ATGAATTCCACCGATGATGCGCCATCCGTTGGTGAACAGCTTTTGTCAAACTCTCAGATGATCCTGGTAATTTCGTTTTACGTTGTGATCTTTATAGTGGCGCTATTTGGAAACGCCATCGGATTGTACGTGGTCTTCGTCAAAGCAGTCACTAGAAAATTAACCAATCTTTTGATCAAGAACCTGGCAATCGCTGACTTGTTAGTGACATTGACTATCATGCCATACTCAGTACTGCACATGTTTTTCAAGCCAAACCAATGGTTTGGAGGTCCTGCTGGCACAGTCACGTGCAAAGCAATTTTCTACGCCTTACCTGTTTCTATTGCTGCATCCATAATAACAATGGTGGTTATTTCTCTTGAAAGATTTTGCGCCATCTATTGTCCACTGCGTCAAACCTTGCTCCGAAACGGTAAAACGTTAACAGCAGTAATCTGGctcatttctttgatttctatGAGTCCTTATCTGCTCCTCTTCAACGTTGTTCACTATAGGGGGTCCCATTTTTGTCTGCAAGGTTTGCCATGGACAGACGACCCTCAAGAGGTATTGCCAGTCTTGAAGATATTCTACATCATCTTGTTCGTCCTGTTTTATGTCCTCCCCCTCCTAGGAATATCTTTCCTGAACATCATCACTGCTCGACGCTTGTGGTTTCGCAATGCGCGAGGAACCAACTCCAGGACGGCAAGTGAACTACGGAGGCGGAGCGTTGTCAAAATGTTAATGATCATTGTCTTGGCATTCACGTTGTGCTGGTTACCCGCACACGTGATGCAttactttttcctttcaaaacagGCCAAAATTCCCAAATTAACAGGTTACTTGTTGTTTTGGGTGTCACATTCAAACAGTGCTATAAACCCTTTATTGTACATGGCTTTTAACAAAAGATTTCGTTGTGCATGCCTTAACGTATCTATTGCACTGCTCAGGTCACCCTTCCATGCAATAAGTGCATGTGCAAATCACCCCTCTCCACAGAAGTCTATACCGACAGAATTTCGAACAAACAAGCAACCCGCAAGACAACGTGAAGACAGAGCTTTTTGTATGGAACCTGTCGCTAGTGCCTGTCAAAACCGTCCGCGTGGACTGTACCAAGAAACTATGGTGTAA
- the LOC131789326 gene encoding orexin receptor type 2-like, which yields MPSYFGMANDTHPTNANDTKVLPDQNSVTTKLLYPTGLKIGMTLAYAVIFVFALLGNSFGLFVVLKKSSPVGRITSLFIANMAAADLLLTCTVMPYQVAYFYRGGTWFGGAFGTATCKLFSYVVTVSIAATVLTMLVISIDRFHAIFYPLKRRLFRKPKILSTIVWLLSLILMIPYPLYSVVELNTGQNAYKCSQLSSKTDQDVIKIFHVCLFTTLYALPLFFLVLLHLLICRKLWLRKIPGNVSRDSRTAADRSKRKIARLLIIIVVLFALCWFPTYVNHYFWFIRQESKLPIGFEFFFLWLAHANSAINPCLYIMFNDHLRSTLISTLKSCFCRRCPCFKQAYRPIVRLYQAKKTTVV from the exons ATGCCAAGCTATTTCGGTATGGCGAATGACACACATCCAACGAATGCAAATG ACACAAAAGTCCTTCCTGACCAGAACTCAGTTACCACAAAGCTGCTATATCCCACTGGCCTGAAAATTGGCATGACCCTTGCATACGCTGTGATTTTTGTCTTCGCATTACTCGGCAACTCCTTCGGGTTGTTTGTGGTACTCAAGAAATCATCGCCCGTCGGCAGAATCACGAGCCTATTCATCGCTAATATGGCCGCGGCAGATCTCTTGCTAACATGTACGGTGATGCCATATCAGGTTGCTTATTTTTACAGAGGAGGAACGTGGTTCGGAGGAGCATTTGGTACCGCAacttgtaaacttttttcctaCGTTGTCACTGTTTCCATAGCAGCAACGGTCTTAACAATGTTAGTTATCTCGATTGATAGATTCCATGCAATATTCTATCCACTAAAAAGAAGATTATTTCGAAAACCAAAGATCTTATCGACCATAGTTTGGTTGTTATCACTTATATTGATGATTCCATACCCTCTTTATTCTGTTGTCGAATTAAACACAGGACAAAACGCATACAAGTGTTCCCAGCTTTCATCAAAAACAGACCAAGACGTTATTAAGATCTTCCATGTTTGTCTTTTTACTACCCTTTATGCAttacctcttttctttttggttttgcttcatcTTTTGATCTGCCGAAAGTTGTGGCTTCGCAAAATCCCAGGAAACGTGTCGCGTGACAGTCGAACTGCTGCTGACAGATCTAAACGCAAGATTGCGCGGTTGTTGATCATAATTGTCGTACTGTTTGCGCTCTGTTGGTTTCCAACGTATGTCAATCACTACTTTTGGTTCATCCGCCAAGAATCCAAGCTACCTATTGGGTTCGAGTTCTTTTTCTTGTGGTTAGCGCACGCAAACAGCGCCATAAATCCATGCCTTTACATAATGTTTAATGATCATCTTCGTTCTACACTGATTTCCACTCTAAAATCATGTTTTTGCCGAAGATGTCCCTGTTTTAAACAAGCTTATCGACCGATTGTTCGTCTGTACCAAGCGAAAAAGACAACCGTGGTATAA